Proteins encoded in a region of the Thermocaproicibacter melissae genome:
- a CDS encoding S1C family serine protease, which translates to MENNPWNNGSNGQNPYDEEQKDTQQRPSGENPYGSGWGQNPPPYSPYGTPNNYNRYENPYSQPGGQRPWNPYGQYPEKDPNHKMSEGLKVFLWILVVIAIGLVGSFAYFSSHPSLVQDNTSSSSSSSSSASSSFNGTLPKDSNSDSSAEEEVIGGVTGDGTDKNSAGITIQPKPTGTALTASQVYKKLIQSVVGVETTVTAENGQSQVGEGTGIVTTSDGYILTNAHVVNYSKSNAVKVVLHNNKAYQAKVVGYDKTTDLAVLKINATGLSPATFGDANAMEIGEQVVAIGNPGGLSFAGSITSGIISALNRTIESRSKNGMTFIQTDAAINPGNSGGPLVNMYAQVIGINSNKIALTGYEGMGFAIPISKAQPIINQLIHTGYVSGRCRLGITAQEIGSAQAAIFGISGGVQIKSIASDSDVARAGGKVGDIITKAAGKTIETLDDLYAVLEDHKPGDTISLTIVSPAFSDNDTKTIQVKLLEDKGETQR; encoded by the coding sequence ATGGAGAATAATCCATGGAACAACGGTTCAAATGGGCAAAACCCATATGACGAGGAGCAGAAGGATACGCAGCAGAGACCCAGCGGGGAAAATCCTTACGGTTCCGGTTGGGGCCAGAATCCTCCGCCCTACTCCCCCTATGGTACGCCCAATAATTATAATCGCTATGAGAATCCATATTCCCAGCCGGGGGGCCAGCGCCCATGGAATCCTTATGGCCAATACCCGGAGAAGGACCCGAATCACAAAATGAGCGAAGGCTTAAAGGTATTTCTCTGGATTTTGGTTGTGATTGCAATCGGCCTTGTCGGTTCATTCGCCTATTTTTCGTCACATCCATCGCTCGTACAGGATAATACGTCTTCCTCCTCGTCGTCCAGTTCTTCGGCTTCGTCAAGCTTTAACGGTACACTGCCGAAGGATTCCAACTCGGATTCCTCCGCCGAAGAGGAAGTCATCGGCGGTGTGACCGGTGACGGCACCGACAAAAATTCAGCTGGGATTACCATTCAACCTAAGCCGACGGGAACTGCGCTTACCGCTTCACAGGTCTACAAAAAGCTGATACAGAGCGTTGTGGGTGTGGAAACCACCGTTACGGCTGAGAACGGTCAAAGCCAAGTCGGCGAGGGCACCGGCATCGTAACGACGTCGGACGGCTATATTCTCACCAATGCCCACGTTGTGAACTATTCAAAGAGCAATGCGGTCAAAGTCGTCCTGCACAACAACAAGGCATACCAAGCCAAAGTCGTCGGGTACGATAAGACGACCGACCTTGCCGTGCTGAAAATCAACGCCACCGGACTTTCTCCGGCGACCTTCGGCGACGCAAATGCCATGGAAATCGGGGAGCAGGTTGTCGCCATCGGCAACCCGGGAGGCCTGAGCTTTGCCGGTTCCATTACCAGCGGCATCATTTCAGCGCTGAACCGTACCATCGAAAGCCGCAGCAAGAACGGCATGACCTTTATTCAGACCGACGCCGCCATCAACCCGGGCAATTCCGGCGGGCCGCTTGTGAATATGTACGCGCAGGTAATCGGCATCAATTCCAACAAGATTGCGCTGACGGGCTATGAAGGCATGGGTTTCGCCATTCCCATCAGCAAGGCACAGCCCATTATCAATCAGCTGATTCATACCGGCTACGTCTCCGGACGCTGCAGACTCGGCATTACAGCGCAGGAGATTGGAAGCGCACAGGCTGCCATTTTTGGCATTTCGGGCGGCGTTCAGATTAAGTCAATCGCTTCGGACAGCGATGTAGCGCGCGCCGGGGGCAAAGTCGGCGACATAATTACCAAGGCCGCCGGAAAAACCATTGAAACTCTGGATGACCTTTACGCGGTTCTGGAAGACCATAAGCCGGGTGACACGATTTCCCTCACCATTGTCTCTCCGGCTTTCTCCGACAACGATACCAAGACCATTCAGGTAAAGCTCTTGGAGGATAAAGGCGAAACACAGAGGTAA
- the rpsS gene encoding 30S ribosomal protein S19 — MSRSIKKGPYVQPVLLKRIQEMNKSGEKKIIKTWSRSSTIFPDFVGHTIAVHDGRKHVPVYITEDMVGHRLGEFAPTRTFRGHSGSKTTSPTGNNG; from the coding sequence ATGAGCAGAAGCATTAAAAAGGGCCCTTATGTTCAGCCCGTGCTGCTTAAGAGAATTCAGGAAATGAATAAATCCGGCGAAAAGAAGATTATCAAGACCTGGAGCAGGTCTTCCACCATCTTCCCGGATTTTGTCGGTCATACCATTGCGGTCCACGACGGCCGTAAACATGTTCCGGTATATATTACAGAAGATATGGTCGGACACAGACTCGGTGAATTCGCACCGACTCGTACTTTCCGTGGGCATTCGGGCTCGAAGACAACTTCGCCCACGGGCAATAACGGCTGA
- the rplC gene encoding 50S ribosomal protein L3, with amino-acid sequence MKKGIIGKKIGMTQIFDEQGRVIPVTVVEAGPCAVTQKKTVENDGYASVQLGFGDMKAEKVNKPMKGHFDKAGTAPKKTLREFRFDDVDSYNVGDLVKADIFAAGDKIDVTAVSKGKGYAGVIKRWNFHRLKESHGTGPITRMGGSNGCNSDPSRVFPGKKMAGHLGAEQVTVQNLTVVKVDVENNLIAIKGAVPGPNGGIVVIRDSVKAAKA; translated from the coding sequence ATGAAAAAGGGCATTATCGGTAAGAAGATCGGTATGACACAGATCTTCGACGAGCAGGGCAGGGTCATTCCCGTAACGGTGGTAGAAGCCGGCCCATGCGCAGTAACCCAGAAGAAAACAGTTGAGAACGACGGCTATGCCAGTGTTCAGCTTGGTTTTGGCGACATGAAGGCTGAAAAGGTCAACAAGCCTATGAAGGGCCATTTTGATAAAGCTGGCACTGCACCGAAAAAAACGCTGCGTGAGTTCCGCTTTGATGACGTCGATTCCTACAATGTCGGCGATCTCGTGAAGGCAGATATCTTTGCAGCAGGCGACAAAATTGATGTTACAGCAGTTAGCAAAGGTAAAGGCTACGCCGGCGTCATTAAGCGCTGGAATTTCCACCGCCTCAAGGAATCCCATGGTACAGGCCCGATCACTCGTATGGGTGGTTCCAACGGCTGCAACTCGGATCCTTCCAGAGTATTTCCGGGTAAAAAGATGGCTGGACATCTCGGCGCTGAGCAGGTCACGGTGCAGAACCTGACCGTTGTGAAGGTTGACGTCGAAAACAACCTCATCGCCATCAAGGGCGCGGTTCCCGGCCCGAACGGCGGCATCGTAGTCATCCGTGACAGCGTTAAAGCTGCCAAGGCGTGA
- the rpsJ gene encoding 30S ribosomal protein S10 encodes MAVKEKIRIRIKGYDHELVDQSAEKIVQTAKRTGARVSGPVPLPTEKQIITILRAVHKYKDSREQFEMRTHKRLIDILRPSNKTVESLMGLELPAGVEVEIKL; translated from the coding sequence GTGGCAGTCAAAGAAAAAATCAGGATCAGAATCAAAGGGTACGATCACGAGCTGGTTGACCAGTCGGCTGAAAAGATCGTGCAGACCGCGAAGCGTACAGGTGCAAGGGTTTCCGGACCTGTTCCGCTTCCGACCGAAAAGCAGATCATCACGATTCTGCGCGCCGTCCATAAATACAAGGACAGCCGTGAGCAGTTCGAGATGAGAACCCACAAGAGACTGATCGATATTCTCAGGCCGTCAAACAAGACCGTTGAGTCTTTGATGGGCCTGGAACTCCCCGCAGGTGTTGAAGTCGAGATTAAGCTCTGA
- the rplB gene encoding 50S ribosomal protein L2: protein MPTINFKPTTASRRNMSVIDYSVLTKKAPEKSLLAPKKKKSGRNSYGRITVRHRGGGNRKKYRIIDFKRRKFDAPATVLSIEYDPNRSAFIALIQYEDGEKSYIIAPEGVKVGDTVVAGTAVDIKPGNALPLENIPVGTFIHNVELYPGKGAQLARAAGIMAQLMAKENGLALLRLPSGELRNVPISCMATIGQVSNIDHENMKIGKAGRKRHMGWRPTVRGSVMNPNDHPHGGGEGRAPIGRPGPVTPWGKPALGYKTRSRHNRSDRFIVKRRNGQ from the coding sequence ATGCCAACTATAAACTTTAAGCCGACCACGGCTTCCCGGCGCAATATGTCTGTTATCGATTACAGCGTTCTGACAAAGAAAGCACCGGAGAAGAGCCTGCTGGCCCCTAAGAAAAAGAAATCCGGCCGCAACAGCTATGGCCGCATCACCGTTCGCCATCGCGGCGGCGGAAACCGCAAGAAGTACCGTATCATTGATTTCAAGCGCCGTAAGTTCGACGCTCCTGCAACCGTTTTGAGCATCGAGTATGACCCGAACCGCAGCGCTTTCATCGCTTTGATTCAGTATGAAGACGGCGAAAAGAGCTACATCATCGCGCCGGAAGGCGTGAAGGTTGGCGATACAGTCGTCGCCGGTACCGCAGTGGATATCAAGCCGGGCAACGCCCTTCCGCTTGAGAACATCCCGGTAGGTACGTTTATTCACAACGTTGAGCTTTACCCCGGCAAGGGTGCACAGCTTGCTCGTGCAGCAGGCATCATGGCCCAGCTGATGGCAAAAGAGAACGGCCTCGCACTGCTCCGCCTGCCCTCCGGTGAGCTCCGCAATGTTCCGATCAGCTGCATGGCAACAATCGGCCAAGTCAGCAACATCGACCACGAGAACATGAAGATCGGTAAAGCGGGCCGTAAGCGTCACATGGGTTGGCGCCCGACCGTCCGCGGTTCTGTTATGAACCCGAACGACCACCCGCACGGCGGCGGCGAAGGCAGAGCGCCGATTGGACGTCCCGGACCGGTTACTCCGTGGGGTAAACCAGCTTTGGGCTACAAGACACGTTCGCGTCATAACCGCTCTGACCGCTTCATTGTGAAGCGCAGGAACGGCCAATAA
- the rplW gene encoding 50S ribosomal protein L23: MAPQDIIIRPVISEKSMAGIAEKKYTFEVAKNATKIDVARACEELFGVKVAKVSTINVRGRFRRQGRFEGYTSSWKKAVVTLKPDSKTIEFFDSMM; the protein is encoded by the coding sequence ATGGCACCGCAGGACATCATTATCCGTCCGGTCATTTCTGAAAAAAGCATGGCCGGTATTGCAGAGAAAAAATATACCTTCGAGGTAGCAAAGAATGCGACTAAGATTGACGTTGCAAGAGCTTGCGAAGAGCTGTTCGGCGTCAAAGTTGCCAAGGTGAGCACAATTAACGTCCGCGGCCGCTTCCGCCGCCAGGGCAGATTTGAAGGCTACACCAGTTCTTGGAAAAAAGCAGTCGTTACTCTGAAACCCGACAGCAAAACGATTGAATTTTTCGACAGCATGATGTAA
- the rplD gene encoding 50S ribosomal protein L4: protein MPTVAVFDMAGKEVEKMELADSVFGIEPNVAAMHDAVVAHLANMRQGTQSALTRSEVSGGGRKPWRQKGTGHARQGSIRAPQWKHGGVVFAPKPRDYSITLNKKVKRLAMKSALSSKVADNEFVVIDKIAMDSYKTKTIAAMLKAIGSEKKALIVLPEVDDKVIASAANIPGVKTTVVNTLNVYDILNADKFIVVKDAVARIEEVYA, encoded by the coding sequence ATGCCTACAGTAGCAGTATTCGATATGGCCGGTAAGGAAGTCGAAAAGATGGAACTTGCCGATTCCGTATTCGGAATTGAGCCGAACGTAGCGGCAATGCACGACGCGGTTGTTGCACATCTGGCGAATATGCGCCAGGGAACACAGTCCGCTCTTACTCGCTCGGAGGTTTCCGGCGGCGGAAGAAAGCCGTGGAGGCAGAAGGGAACGGGCCATGCAAGGCAGGGTTCCATCCGTGCTCCGCAGTGGAAACACGGCGGTGTTGTGTTTGCACCGAAACCGCGCGACTATTCCATAACGCTCAACAAAAAGGTAAAGCGTCTCGCTATGAAGTCCGCCCTTTCCAGCAAAGTGGCTGACAATGAGTTTGTTGTCATTGACAAGATTGCGATGGATTCTTACAAGACGAAGACAATCGCGGCTATGCTCAAGGCAATCGGCTCTGAGAAGAAAGCTCTCATCGTTCTGCCTGAGGTAGACGATAAGGTCATCGCATCCGCGGCTAACATCCCGGGCGTGAAGACCACAGTGGTCAATACCCTGAACGTATACGACATCCTTAACGCTGACAAGTTCATTGTTGTAAAGGACGCCGTGGCACGCATCGAGGAGGTGTATGCTTAA